One uncultured Hyphomonas sp. genomic region harbors:
- a CDS encoding acyl-CoA dehydrogenase family protein produces the protein MAFDAEIRDALIEQVRRFVTEKCVPAEAEVSENDEVPQSIVDEMKNLGLFGIAVPEEYGGLQLDMETECLVAFELGQTSPAFRSVAGTNIGIGSQALVLFGTEEQKSKWLPGVASGDLIASFALTEPEAGSDAGSLTTKAIRDGDHYVFNGTKRYITNANKADIFTVMARTDPDTPGAKGVSAFVVERDTPGVSVGVPEKKMGQQGAHICDVIFDNARVPASNMIGKEGEGFKVAMSVLDKGRLHISAVATGVSKRLIREMVNYALERKQFGKPIMEHQMIQAMIADSQAETYAAECMIMDAARRRDAGEDVTLLASSTKLFATEACGRVADRAVQVFGGAGYVSDYGIERFYRDVRIFRLYEGTSQIQQIIIARELARAAKKGAL, from the coding sequence ATGGCCTTCGACGCCGAGATCCGGGACGCGCTGATTGAACAGGTGCGCCGCTTTGTGACCGAGAAATGCGTGCCGGCAGAGGCCGAAGTCTCAGAGAATGACGAGGTGCCGCAAAGCATCGTCGATGAGATGAAGAATCTCGGTCTCTTCGGCATCGCCGTGCCGGAGGAATATGGCGGCCTGCAGCTGGACATGGAGACCGAATGCCTCGTCGCGTTCGAGCTCGGCCAGACCTCTCCGGCCTTCCGCTCCGTTGCGGGCACGAATATCGGCATCGGCTCGCAGGCCCTCGTCCTGTTCGGTACCGAGGAGCAGAAATCGAAATGGCTGCCCGGCGTTGCCTCCGGCGACCTGATCGCCAGCTTCGCCCTGACCGAGCCGGAAGCCGGCTCCGATGCCGGCAGTCTGACGACCAAGGCCATCCGCGATGGCGATCACTATGTCTTCAACGGCACCAAGCGTTACATCACCAACGCCAACAAGGCTGACATCTTCACCGTCATGGCCCGCACCGACCCGGATACGCCCGGCGCCAAAGGCGTCTCGGCCTTCGTGGTCGAGCGGGACACGCCCGGCGTTTCCGTCGGCGTGCCGGAGAAGAAGATGGGCCAGCAGGGCGCCCATATCTGCGACGTCATCTTTGACAATGCCCGCGTCCCGGCCAGCAACATGATCGGCAAGGAAGGCGAGGGCTTCAAGGTGGCGATGAGCGTGCTGGACAAGGGCCGCCTGCACATCTCCGCCGTGGCGACCGGCGTCTCCAAACGCCTGATCCGCGAAATGGTGAACTATGCGCTGGAGCGCAAACAGTTCGGCAAGCCGATCATGGAACACCAGATGATCCAGGCGATGATTGCCGACAGCCAGGCCGAGACCTATGCGGCCGAGTGCATGATCATGGACGCCGCCCGCCGCCGCGATGCGGGCGAGGACGTCACCCTGCTCGCCTCCTCCACGAAACTGTTCGCCACTGAGGCGTGCGGCCGCGTGGCCGATCGCGCGGTGCAGGTGTTCGGCGGCGCAGGTTATGTCTCCGACTATGGCATCGAGCGCTTCTACCGCGATGTCCGCATCTTCCGCCTCTATGAAGGCACCAGCCAGATCCAGCAGATCATCATCGCCCGCGAACTGGCGCGGGCCGCGAAGAAAGGCGCCCTGTAA
- a CDS encoding PaaI family thioesterase has product MTKTIMTSGEFEGWTTWEDEPFEHDTAGPFYFRVDEKGPVAAFRVAHKHMNAGGVVHGGCLMSFADFSLFALGHEAMEGAYGVTVAFNAEFISGALEGERLEARGDVLRKGGSLSFIRGIISGEDGRPVMNFSGTIKKRKQS; this is encoded by the coding sequence ATGACCAAAACCATCATGACATCCGGAGAGTTTGAAGGCTGGACCACATGGGAGGACGAACCCTTCGAGCATGACACGGCCGGGCCGTTCTATTTCCGGGTCGATGAGAAGGGGCCGGTCGCCGCTTTCCGGGTGGCGCACAAGCATATGAATGCCGGCGGCGTGGTGCATGGGGGCTGTCTGATGAGCTTCGCGGACTTCTCGCTTTTTGCCCTCGGGCATGAGGCGATGGAGGGCGCCTATGGCGTGACCGTGGCCTTCAATGCCGAATTCATCAGCGGCGCCCTGGAAGGCGAACGCCTCGAAGCGCGCGGCGACGTGCTGCGCAAGGGCGGCTCGCTGAGCTTCATCCGGGGAATCATAAGCGGAGAGGACGGCCGGCCGGTCATGAACTTCTCCGGCACCATCAAAAAGAGGAAACAGTCATGA
- a CDS encoding SDR family NAD(P)-dependent oxidoreductase, whose translation MSQPPYEALSRSIKGKTALITGAASGMGRATAHLFAREGANVAVTDLKQENVDKVVEEIKAAGIDHVKGWAMDVSDAATIKRVIDEAAAHFGGLEILVNNAGFAIPANIAEDSYEDSWAPSINVMLSSHQRAIRAALPYMRKAGYGRIVNVASTEGLGATPGNSPYVAAKHGVIGLTRGLAVDLGREGITVNCICPGPIKTGITAGIPDEHKEIYAKRRVPLRRYGIPEEVANITLSCVLPAASFMTGVHIPVDGGLTIKNA comes from the coding sequence ATGAGCCAGCCACCCTATGAAGCGCTGTCGCGTTCGATCAAGGGCAAGACCGCCCTCATTACGGGCGCCGCCAGCGGCATGGGCCGGGCCACCGCCCACCTGTTTGCCCGCGAAGGCGCGAACGTCGCCGTCACGGACCTGAAGCAGGAAAACGTCGACAAGGTGGTCGAGGAGATCAAGGCCGCCGGCATCGACCATGTGAAGGGCTGGGCGATGGACGTGTCCGACGCCGCCACGATCAAGCGCGTGATCGACGAGGCCGCAGCCCATTTCGGCGGGCTGGAAATCCTCGTCAACAATGCCGGCTTCGCCATTCCGGCCAATATTGCCGAGGACAGCTATGAAGACAGCTGGGCGCCCAGCATCAATGTGATGCTGAGCAGCCATCAGCGTGCCATCCGCGCGGCGCTGCCTTACATGCGCAAGGCCGGTTATGGCCGGATCGTGAATGTGGCGTCCACGGAAGGCCTCGGCGCAACGCCAGGCAATTCGCCTTATGTCGCCGCAAAGCATGGCGTGATCGGCCTGACCCGCGGCCTCGCCGTGGACCTTGGCCGCGAAGGCATCACGGTGAACTGTATCTGCCCCGGCCCGATCAAGACCGGCATCACCGCAGGCATTCCGGACGAGCACAAGGAAATCTACGCCAAGCGCCGCGTGCCGCTGCGCCGTTACGGCATTCCGGAAGAGGTGGCGAACATCACCCTCTCCTGCGTCCTGCCGGCCGCCAGCTTCATGACCGGTGTGCACATCCCGGTCGATGGCGGCCTGACAATTAAAAACGCCTAA